Proteins encoded together in one Shewanella oneidensis MR-1 window:
- a CDS encoding DUF2946 domain-containing protein, translating into MNSVMRPRRTLALWLAAILVLLSVALAAHSVAHASDDAKADCVLCLHQHPLQHAISYSSFDFLLAQQTYISVEFRVVSFKTPFWRHFNSRAPPVTA; encoded by the coding sequence TTGAATTCTGTGATGCGACCAAGACGCACATTGGCACTATGGCTTGCTGCCATCTTAGTGCTGTTGTCTGTTGCGCTTGCGGCCCACAGCGTTGCCCATGCCAGTGATGATGCCAAGGCCGATTGTGTGCTGTGTCTGCATCAGCACCCGTTACAGCATGCCATTTCTTACTCATCCTTTGATTTTCTGCTCGCGCAACAGACCTACATTTCGGTTGAGTTTCGTGTTGTTTCCTTTAAGACACCATTTTGGCGACACTTCAATAGTCGTGCTCCTCCAGTAACAGCCTAA
- a CDS encoding TonB-dependent siderophore receptor, with protein MAAYFISNRAALLGVVLFVFDSSLTALAVEDALHNTAIPDSDIERLSIHYRQAYRGNVPATELPQAISVLDEQLIKDSGLTRFQDLLDYSASVARQNNGGGLWDSFSLRGFPGNENMPSGYLINGFNGGRGFSGHRDLSNVAYVEILKGPGSALYGRSEPGGTVNIVTKKPQYQTSGYLKASKGSFDQYRLEGDVTSGITDTLAFRINGAWQEHDSFRDYVFSDKKIVTPSLRWQLSDESSLLYEVEYLKQEQLFDRGIVVLNNNFNTVPRSRYLGEPNDGATTVDATGHQLTYEYELSDDWSLTAGYNYRDSSLNGYSSDAELAKGRQSLYDDGRTLTRQHRYRDYASEDHSVRAELSGQFDTGGLRHNLLLGADAYHYRLKTGLYRYRGPKGAYAIDIFAPQYGAAQPDVSLLYENRETQNAWGAYLQDQLDLTGHWKLHLGLRFDRYRQEIAEQVKSSLSDQTDQRVSPKVGLVYQWSEALSFYGSYSEGFLPLSGTDYAGNPFEPEESQSVELGIKFNSTGFGVLPINGSLAWFDAQKSNILTSDPVNVGFSATLGEAKSTGLELDLAAELTENLEAKLSYAYLNTRTANDSLNLDWGVLIPAGSPLVNVPKHTGSLVLKQDLNDFSIDGHLGVTWRYVDSRLGDSADPSFQLPSYQLLGVFFATRLGESVSLALNVDNLLDEHYIASSYSALWPVPGEPRNVKVSVSYEF; from the coding sequence ATGGCTGCTTATTTTATTAGCAATCGCGCAGCGCTGCTGGGCGTGGTGTTATTTGTGTTTGATTCGAGTCTAACTGCGTTAGCGGTAGAGGATGCCCTTCACAATACGGCGATACCGGATAGCGATATCGAGCGTTTAAGTATTCATTATCGTCAGGCCTATCGTGGCAATGTGCCTGCAACTGAGCTTCCCCAAGCCATTAGCGTGCTGGATGAGCAACTGATTAAAGACTCTGGGCTGACACGTTTCCAAGATTTGCTGGATTATTCCGCCAGTGTCGCGCGGCAAAACAATGGCGGCGGTTTGTGGGATAGCTTTTCCCTGCGCGGGTTTCCAGGTAATGAAAATATGCCGTCGGGCTATTTAATCAATGGCTTTAATGGTGGCCGAGGTTTTAGTGGCCACAGAGATTTATCGAATGTCGCCTATGTGGAAATTTTAAAAGGCCCGGGTTCCGCCCTCTATGGTCGCTCTGAGCCCGGTGGTACAGTAAATATTGTGACGAAGAAGCCCCAGTATCAAACCAGTGGCTATTTAAAGGCATCAAAGGGAAGTTTTGATCAATATCGCTTGGAAGGAGATGTTACTTCTGGGATTACCGACACCTTGGCCTTTCGGATTAATGGTGCTTGGCAGGAGCATGATAGTTTTCGCGATTATGTGTTTAGCGATAAAAAAATCGTCACTCCATCGCTGCGCTGGCAATTGTCGGATGAGTCTTCACTCTTATATGAGGTTGAATATCTCAAACAAGAACAGCTATTTGACCGCGGTATTGTGGTCCTCAATAACAACTTTAACACAGTGCCTCGTTCGCGTTACTTGGGCGAACCCAATGATGGTGCGACAACGGTTGATGCCACAGGGCATCAGTTAACCTATGAGTATGAGTTGAGCGATGATTGGTCGCTTACCGCTGGCTACAACTACCGCGATTCGAGTTTAAATGGCTATTCTTCAGATGCGGAATTAGCCAAGGGACGCCAATCCTTATATGACGATGGGCGAACGTTAACCAGACAACATCGTTATCGGGATTACGCCTCAGAGGATCATTCTGTACGCGCTGAATTAAGCGGTCAGTTCGATACTGGCGGGCTTAGACACAATCTGCTTTTGGGGGCTGATGCCTATCATTACCGGCTTAAAACAGGGCTTTACCGCTATCGAGGCCCAAAGGGAGCCTATGCTATCGATATTTTTGCGCCGCAGTATGGCGCGGCTCAGCCTGATGTCAGTTTGCTGTACGAAAATCGTGAGACGCAAAATGCCTGGGGTGCCTATTTACAAGATCAGTTGGATTTGACCGGGCACTGGAAACTGCATCTTGGCTTAAGGTTTGATCGTTATCGTCAGGAAATCGCTGAGCAGGTAAAAAGCAGCTTGTCGGATCAAACCGACCAAAGAGTCAGCCCTAAGGTAGGGTTAGTCTATCAATGGTCTGAGGCGTTAAGCTTTTACGGCTCCTATTCGGAAGGTTTTTTGCCGCTTTCAGGCACAGACTATGCAGGGAACCCTTTCGAACCCGAAGAAAGTCAATCAGTTGAGCTAGGTATTAAATTCAATAGCACTGGGTTTGGGGTGCTGCCAATCAATGGCAGTCTGGCGTGGTTTGATGCGCAAAAGAGCAATATCTTGACCTCAGATCCGGTGAATGTGGGCTTTTCGGCGACCTTAGGCGAAGCCAAAAGTACCGGTCTTGAGTTGGATTTAGCGGCAGAGCTGACCGAGAACTTAGAGGCTAAGTTATCCTATGCCTACCTTAATACCCGTACTGCAAACGATAGTCTCAATCTGGACTGGGGTGTGCTTATTCCTGCCGGAAGTCCGCTGGTCAATGTGCCTAAACATACAGGCAGTTTAGTGCTTAAGCAGGACTTAAATGATTTTTCGATTGATGGTCATTTGGGCGTAACTTGGCGCTATGTGGATTCGCGTTTAGGGGATTCTGCTGATCCGAGTTTTCAATTACCGAGTTATCAGCTGCTTGGTGTGTTTTTCGCTACTCGACTTGGCGAAAGCGTAAGTCTGGCACTCAATGTCGATAACTTGTTGGATGAGCACTATATTGCCAGTAGTTATTCGGCGCTATGGCCCGTACCGGGTGAGCCACGTAATGTTAAAGTGAGTGTGAGTTATGAGTTCTAA
- a CDS encoding DUF1624 domain-containing protein, with protein MSSNSPILSGIELVAPQSHGRSRINSIDMMRGLVMLIMLLDHVREQFFLHMQVSDPMDLSTTTWDLFVSRFAAHFCAPVFVFLTGVSAWLYANRGHGEPRSVRVFLLKRGLFLIALEVLVINFSWMGNYHTLWLQVIWVIGLSMLALAALIKLPRLWMALLGLLIVFGHNLLSPIHFEPDTWGYSLWTILHDRGYLIAEGDLKLKVSYPLLPWIGVILLGYVAGPLFSRKFEAWQRQQRLMLLGVGCFAFFCLLRGFNLYGETLPWQVGESIGQTLMSVFNLTKYPPSLSFLLVTLGGMFCGLVLFERYFAAGSLFSWIGQKLAVFGSVPMFFYILHLYVLLLLYLVAKGLFGANHGELFGVAHMGWVWLISLVLIPLLYYPVSWFSRYKSQSQQAWLKYL; from the coding sequence ATGAGTTCTAATTCCCCGATATTAAGTGGGATTGAGCTGGTGGCGCCTCAATCCCATGGGCGAAGTCGCATTAACAGTATCGATATGATGCGCGGCTTAGTGATGCTTATCATGTTGCTCGACCATGTGCGGGAGCAGTTTTTCCTGCATATGCAGGTGAGCGATCCTATGGATTTGAGCACGACAACTTGGGATCTCTTTGTCAGTCGCTTTGCCGCGCACTTTTGTGCGCCTGTTTTTGTCTTTTTAACCGGAGTATCCGCGTGGCTCTATGCAAATCGCGGTCATGGCGAGCCTCGCTCAGTACGTGTTTTTTTACTCAAAAGGGGATTATTTTTGATCGCCCTTGAAGTGCTGGTGATTAATTTTTCATGGATGGGAAATTACCACACTCTCTGGTTACAGGTGATTTGGGTGATAGGGCTTAGCATGTTGGCCTTAGCTGCTCTCATCAAGTTGCCAAGGTTGTGGATGGCACTATTGGGATTACTGATCGTCTTTGGACATAACCTGTTGTCGCCCATTCATTTTGAACCCGATACTTGGGGTTATAGTCTATGGACGATTCTGCATGATAGAGGTTACTTAATTGCTGAGGGCGATCTTAAGCTGAAAGTTAGTTATCCGCTGCTGCCTTGGATAGGTGTGATTTTACTTGGTTATGTTGCTGGGCCATTATTCAGTCGAAAGTTCGAGGCTTGGCAGCGTCAGCAAAGATTAATGCTGTTGGGAGTGGGGTGCTTTGCGTTTTTTTGTCTGCTGCGTGGCTTTAATCTCTATGGTGAGACGCTCCCTTGGCAGGTTGGAGAGAGTATCGGTCAAACCTTAATGTCAGTGTTTAATTTGACTAAGTACCCGCCATCGCTAAGCTTTTTGTTGGTGACCTTAGGGGGGATGTTTTGTGGTCTTGTGCTGTTTGAGCGTTATTTCGCTGCAGGTAGCTTGTTTAGTTGGATTGGGCAGAAGTTAGCCGTGTTTGGTTCTGTGCCGATGTTTTTCTATATCCTGCACTTGTATGTGCTGCTGTTGCTGTACTTGGTCGCGAAGGGATTATTTGGTGCAAACCATGGTGAGCTATTTGGCGTTGCGCATATGGGGTGGGTATGGTTGATTAGCTTAGTTTTGATCCCGTTACTCTATTATCCGGTGAGCTGGTTTAGTCGCTACAAAAGCCAAAGCCAGCAAGCTTGGTTGAAGTATCTGTAA
- the dpsA gene encoding DNA starvation/stationary phase protection protein DpsA, which yields MINIGINQAHREEIAAGLNQLLADSYSLYLKTHSFHWNVTGPMFTSLHLLFEQQYTELALAVDLIAERVRALGARALGSYSAYAKLTEIHEDQGVTKAETMIRELLSDQEVVIRNARALYPLVSQANDEATADLLTQRIQIHEKNAWMLRSLLSE from the coding sequence ATGATTAACATCGGCATCAACCAAGCTCATAGAGAAGAAATCGCTGCAGGGTTAAATCAGTTATTGGCCGACAGCTATAGCCTTTACCTTAAAACCCACAGCTTCCACTGGAACGTCACTGGTCCTATGTTCACCAGCTTGCACTTATTGTTTGAACAACAATATACCGAACTGGCTTTAGCGGTCGATTTAATCGCCGAACGAGTACGAGCATTAGGCGCAAGGGCATTAGGCTCCTATTCAGCCTATGCCAAGCTGACCGAAATCCATGAAGATCAAGGTGTCACTAAAGCCGAAACCATGATCCGTGAACTGTTAAGTGATCAAGAAGTGGTGATTAGAAATGCCCGTGCCCTTTATCCCTTAGTCAGCCAAGCTAATGATGAGGCCACTGCAGATTTACTCACTCAGCGTATCCAAATCCATGAAAAAAATGCTTGGATGCTGCGCAGCTTATTAAGCGAATAA
- a CDS encoding DNA polymerase III subunit psi codes for MNKSAYLAAMGITSWRLRDTKVRPYQVVWDADDMLSAAESLIDTVLGLIGVSKDDCEFNTEPHKGKPIVWDMRNQRVRPRVAWLVSDPLADLLTRSEAKRALWAQICQWREQQLTA; via the coding sequence ATGAATAAATCAGCCTATTTAGCCGCGATGGGTATCACTTCTTGGCGGCTTCGAGATACTAAAGTGCGACCTTATCAAGTGGTTTGGGATGCAGATGATATGCTTTCAGCCGCTGAGTCACTCATTGATACGGTCCTTGGCTTAATTGGCGTCAGTAAAGATGACTGTGAGTTCAATACTGAGCCACATAAGGGAAAACCGATTGTGTGGGATATGCGCAATCAAAGAGTCAGGCCAAGAGTCGCGTGGTTGGTCTCTGATCCCTTAGCCGATTTACTCACCCGCAGCGAAGCTAAGCGCGCATTGTGGGCGCAAATTTGCCAGTGGCGCGAACAGCAATTAACGGCTTAA
- the rimI gene encoding ribosomal protein S18-alanine N-acetyltransferase: MSYQIIKKLNESLQIVLLDPSDVDQMAQIEASAHSHPMSLNNLADCFGHLYRVFGLTHTSGQLFGFAIIQQIVDEVTLLDICLVPAEQGQGFGRLLLDAIIEDAKNAGAVVVMLEVRESNLAARALYQNRGFVETGRRKGYYLLAEGKEDAILMDLALSETA; the protein is encoded by the coding sequence GTGAGTTATCAAATCATTAAAAAACTTAACGAATCGCTGCAAATTGTGCTCCTTGACCCCAGTGATGTGGACCAGATGGCGCAGATTGAGGCGAGTGCCCATTCCCATCCCATGAGTCTGAATAATCTTGCTGATTGTTTTGGACATTTGTACCGCGTCTTCGGGTTAACTCACACCAGTGGCCAACTATTCGGCTTTGCTATTATTCAGCAAATTGTCGATGAGGTAACCTTGCTCGATATTTGTTTAGTGCCAGCGGAGCAAGGGCAAGGCTTTGGACGTTTACTGCTAGATGCCATTATCGAGGATGCTAAAAACGCTGGTGCCGTGGTGGTTATGCTAGAGGTGCGGGAGTCGAATCTTGCCGCGCGCGCCCTCTATCAAAATCGGGGCTTTGTCGAAACGGGGCGCCGCAAAGGTTATTATCTTTTGGCTGAGGGCAAAGAAGATGCGATTTTGATGGATTTAGCGCTTAGTGAAACAGCCTAA
- the lipA gene encoding lipoyl synthase → MNRPERLQPGVKLRDAEKVSRIPVKIVPSERETMLRKPDWLRVKLPASNQRILDIKQALRANGLHSVCEEASCPNLAECFNHGTATFMILGAICTRRCPFCDVAHGRPLKPDEQEPVKLAQTIRDMKLKYVVITSVDRDDLRDGGAQHFADCIREIRKLNPEIKIEILVPDFRGRIDAALDILSTEPPDVFNHNLETAPMHYRKARPGANYQWSLDLLKRFKERHPNVPTKSGLMMGLGETNDEIAQVLRDLREHKVEMLTLGQYLQPSKFHLPVERYVSPAEFDELKALADELGFTHAACGPLVRSSYHADLQAQGKEVK, encoded by the coding sequence ATGAATAGGCCTGAACGTTTACAACCCGGAGTCAAATTAAGAGATGCCGAAAAGGTCTCACGTATTCCGGTTAAAATCGTGCCCTCTGAGCGCGAAACCATGTTACGCAAACCAGATTGGTTAAGGGTTAAACTGCCCGCATCTAACCAACGCATTCTCGACATTAAGCAAGCGTTACGCGCTAACGGCCTGCACTCGGTCTGTGAAGAGGCCTCCTGCCCGAACTTGGCAGAATGTTTTAACCACGGCACAGCAACCTTTATGATTTTGGGTGCAATTTGTACTCGCCGTTGCCCCTTCTGTGACGTGGCCCATGGTCGTCCTCTCAAGCCTGATGAGCAGGAACCCGTTAAGCTGGCACAAACCATCCGCGATATGAAGCTGAAATACGTGGTCATCACCTCGGTTGACCGCGACGACCTGCGTGATGGCGGAGCCCAGCACTTTGCCGACTGTATCCGCGAGATCCGCAAACTCAATCCAGAAATTAAGATTGAGATCTTAGTCCCCGATTTCCGTGGCCGTATCGACGCCGCCCTCGACATACTGTCGACCGAGCCGCCTGATGTGTTCAACCACAACCTCGAAACCGCACCTATGCACTATCGCAAGGCGCGTCCAGGGGCGAACTATCAATGGTCCCTCGACCTACTAAAACGCTTTAAAGAGCGTCACCCAAATGTACCGACTAAGTCGGGACTGATGATGGGTCTAGGCGAAACCAACGATGAAATCGCCCAAGTGCTACGCGACTTACGTGAGCACAAGGTCGAAATGCTGACCTTAGGCCAATACCTGCAACCATCTAAGTTCCATCTGCCGGTTGAGCGTTACGTATCACCCGCAGAGTTTGATGAGCTAAAAGCCCTTGCCGATGAGCTGGGTTTTACTCACGCAGCCTGTGGTCCATTAGTGCGTTCAAGCTACCATGCTGACTTACAAGCCCAAGGTAAAGAAGTGAAGTAA
- the lipB gene encoding lipoyl(octanoyl) transferase LipB, whose amino-acid sequence MQNTTLHIRHLGQQDYESVWHAMQHYTDTRNNDSPDELWIVEHPPVFTQGQAGKSEHILNPGDIPVIQVDRGGQVTYHGPGQLVVYPLLDIKRSKIGVRQLVTYIEQSIIDMLAKYTINAYAKADAPGVYVDERKVASLGLRIRKGCSFHGLALNVDMDLAPFRRINPCGYAGLEMVQCRELGGPQTVIEAGDQLIITLSQLLGYQHLVHHQGLAAS is encoded by the coding sequence TTGCAAAACACCACTTTGCATATTCGGCATCTGGGACAACAAGATTACGAGTCAGTGTGGCATGCGATGCAGCATTACACTGATACTCGTAACAACGATAGCCCAGACGAGCTGTGGATCGTTGAACATCCACCTGTGTTTACCCAAGGCCAAGCCGGTAAAAGCGAACATATTTTGAATCCGGGCGATATTCCCGTGATCCAAGTAGATCGTGGCGGCCAAGTCACTTACCACGGGCCGGGGCAATTGGTTGTCTACCCACTCCTCGATATTAAACGCAGCAAGATTGGTGTCCGCCAGCTCGTGACGTATATCGAGCAAAGCATCATAGATATGCTCGCCAAATACACTATCAATGCCTACGCCAAGGCCGATGCGCCAGGTGTGTATGTGGATGAGCGCAAAGTGGCTTCCTTAGGTCTTAGGATCCGTAAAGGCTGCTCATTCCATGGCCTAGCACTGAATGTCGATATGGATTTGGCGCCGTTTCGCCGTATTAACCCTTGTGGTTATGCAGGCCTTGAAATGGTGCAATGCAGGGAACTGGGCGGCCCACAAACTGTGATAGAAGCCGGCGACCAACTCATTATTACCCTTAGCCAACTATTGGGCTACCAACATCTCGTTCATCATCAAGGATTAGCAGCGTCATGA
- the ybeD gene encoding DUF493 family protein YbeD: MLNTKFDELMEFPCAFPFKVVGDAHETLTDRVVAVVQKHAPGDYSPTVKASSKGSYYSVTIRVTVTSKDHIETLYTELANIEGVRRVL, translated from the coding sequence ATGTTAAACACGAAATTTGATGAACTGATGGAGTTCCCCTGCGCCTTTCCCTTCAAAGTGGTAGGGGATGCCCATGAAACCTTAACGGACAGAGTGGTTGCGGTAGTGCAAAAACACGCACCGGGCGACTATTCACCAACAGTTAAAGCCTCAAGCAAAGGTAGCTACTATTCAGTCACAATCCGCGTCACTGTGACCAGCAAAGATCATATCGAAACCCTGTACACAGAGCTCGCCAACATCGAAGGCGTGCGCCGCGTACTATAA